A single Trachemys scripta elegans isolate TJP31775 chromosome 20, CAS_Tse_1.0, whole genome shotgun sequence DNA region contains:
- the GPR3 gene encoding G-protein coupled receptor 3, translating into MNKDMSYNSTEDEQGWFAASNGRSSSLNLDSMVQPLALNPWDVVLCISGTIISCENAIVVAVIFYTPAFRTPMFLLIGSLAIADFLAGLGLIFHFAFVYCIQSQVVNLITVGLLVTSFTASVGSLLAITVDRYLSLYNALTYYSERTVTRTYIMLILTWGFSICFGLLPVMGWNCLKDISTCSIVKPLTKNNLIILSISFFMVFAVMLQLYVQICKIVCRHAHQIAVQRHFLATSHYVTTRKGISTLAVILGTFASCWLPFAIYCLLGDYTYPVLYTYMTILPATYNSMINPVIYAFRNQEIQKVLWTVCCGCFSSTMPFRSRSPSDV; encoded by the coding sequence ATGAACAAGGACATGTCCTACAACTCCACTGAAGACGAGCAGGGCTGGTTTGCAGCCAGTAATGGCAGAAGCAGCTCCTTGAACCTGGACTCTATGGTGCAACCTCTTGCCCTGAATCCCTGGGATGTGGTACTTTGCATCTCTGGGACCATCATCTCCTGCGAGAATGCGATTGTGGTAGCCGTCATATTTTACACCCCTGCCTTCCGGACTCCAATGTTCCTGCTCattgggagtcttgccattgctGACTTCCTGGCCGGCCTGGGGCTGATATTCCACTTTGCCTTTGTCTATTGCATCCAGTCGCAGGTGGTGAACCTCATCACTGTGGGGTTACTGGTGACCTCATTCACTGCCAGCGTGGGCAGCCTGCTGGCCATCACCGTCGACCGCTACCTTTCCCTCTACAACGCACTGACTTACTATTCAGAAAGGACGGTCACCAGGACTTACATCATGCTGATCCTGACCTGGGGGTTTTCCATCTGCTTTGGGCTGCTGCCTGTCATGGGTTGGAACTGCTTGAAAGACATCTCCACCTGCAGCATCGTGAAGCCCCTGACCAAGAACAACCTCATCATCCTCTCCATCTCCTTCTTCATGGTCTTTGCAGTGATGTTGCAGCTCTACGTACAGATCTGCAAGATAGTTTGCAGGCACGCCCACCAGATCGCTGTGCAGAGACACTTCCTGGCCACCTCACACTACGTCACCACCAGGAAAGGCATCTCCACCTTAGCTGTCATCTTGGGGACTTTTGCTTCTTGCTGGCTGCCCTTTGCCATTTACTGCCTCCTGGGAGATTACACCTACCCAGTCCTCTATACCTACATGACCATCCTCCCTGCTACCTACAACTCCATGATTAACCCCGTTATCTATGCCTTCAGGAACCAAGAGATCCAGAAAGTGCTGTGGACTGTGTGCTGTGGGTGTTTCTCTTCCACAATGCCTTTCAGGTCCAGATCTCCAAGCGACGTCTGA